The window tccatcttcgtgtctttttgccaatagggcttgagtgactttgaaattttcaagtcttcgaatacgtgggttagggagaattatggaggaggtggaggaagtgaaacatgatttccatttccacaatccaatcgtggaacatcaccttcatgtggaaaactttttccaaaggattcgggaagatcatagttgataGACTTTGActtctacaaaatgggagaaattcaagttagttgaatgagtccttaataaaacacccaaatgagatattaaggctaggacccaacacaataatctaCAActctgaagagggatgtcgtaatccagttgcagaacatttgaaagtaggtaaatgacgatttaccaatttccaccatgaaaaaaaaaaaagaaaattaggttttaaattttttgaaactcctagatctttttgagattcattgaacttttcaatggcatgtttaatctcgattatgccctttaagtttgtgactgggatgtcgaggatcacagccaatgtgtggataaccatgcaaattagtttggtactctcgatgttgaCCACACccaattaatgtgtcggttaaccacacacgctccattgatcaatgataatctTACGAGAAActcattggtcccatattagtgtgccagttaaccacacacactccactaacgaccaacaaggtgtaatgtgtaatttcatggattagcaccgattccacattttccctaaagtaactaagatttgggaatttataaaagtgtttagttacttcgcatttcattatacttataatggaaggttgtttCCTATCCTACcagttcgactaacgaccctccactagttaagagtgcggtgggtaagagtggatactcattcaatcgctattttataggaaatttccttaaacatcctttagagactagcttcgtgaatgaggcctactaacggtaagactgactctttacttatacatatataatatattagacttttaattttatatagtataagggtgtagtactaggtggtttaatctaataaattatagttttaatttaattaaacttaaaccatatcattatggatttattaactctcttttaattatacacttaattaatttaataaagccataagggtgtaatttgaactttttcaaaatactagggttttagaattaaatatttcaaaattaaaaacttttaatcaaattttaaattccaaaacttgagggcaaatatcgaaacttttcaaaatatctttaaatcaaatttgaaaaaaaattaaataacatataattaataattatcacataatttgacctaatctatttttcctacaagataattcaaatcaaaatacaaataattaatctttatcttataaaagaagtaattatcttaaattgaCAATTATCCATTAATTTGATTAGGATACCCATTACCATAATAGAAAAATCTGATtttaatttggaaaaaaaaatatggtaattatccaaatcaaaATAGGGAAAAATTTTCGAGATTTGCTGTCAGAActgagctcacgtcgtgagcttggtCAGAAcccaaaaaatgaaattttttcagctttgaatgatcaaacatagcatcaaatacattagATAAAcagcctagactctgataccactgatgagttttaagcattacatcaatcctatggtgcacatgcaaccctaaagctttggatctagtttgtctagttgtacatgcaataatcatctaaaactcataaaccctagatctagcatactataatAGAAATTAACATATGAATAGGGTTAGGAATATTTCCTtgattattatgtagcaataacaatcacaaaccttCTTGAACCGGACTTCTAAAAGCCTAGtgtcccaagtgttgcacctctaatggagtcacaaacaccactagcaataaGGATGAACAAGAGAGAGGAAGGGAAGAGGCACAAAAACGTCCAAGATCTTCTAAGAAAGCTTAGCCACATTTTTGGGAgccttaagggtccttatatagttgaggtttctagggttatcaacttggaaaccctaatctagtTGCTTAGTCCTTAAGCAACCCAAAGGATCCTTCTAGAAggccctttggacgatttctatattGACTctcatatagaattcgtccattgctttcttatggatcctaagcccaatattgtaactatcttataattacagtaccagtcccctttatttaattaatctcttttgaccataaaattaattctaaattaattcttgatcaatattaattaagcaatatgatctctcttttaatatattattcacataatatattaataaagcgtaattaatcctctttctccttaattcatcctatcagttgcaatggtgaagacaacccgaaaggaccatgctcataatcgggtcaagtacataccaaaatagttatgagcttagacacctgaTCCAACAAAAAAcaccccatgcatgagatatgagcattttgggagtaaagagtgagagtttttgtgtttgggacttcctcagccatgcaaaggcttaaagtcacaaactttatggagtatgagcctttaggaggtccagatctgagagtAGAGCtatggtcttaacggattaagaccaagAGAGTGGGAAGAGCAAGTCTgggatgtacgccccgcgtaatcctagTACGTCCCACGTACTAATTAAATGTCCCCGATCATGATTTATGTGGACGCCTGTATacactgagcgtaccaagggaggtacgccccacgtaatctAGCTATGGGATTTTTGGGCTAAATCTCATATTGGGCCTGGATTTTGGGCTTGTTGTACTAGAGATTTTGATCAGAGAAATAATGTGTATGTTTTGGGCCTTGTGTTGGTCTTGCCATTGGGACTTAAGTTTAGGAGTTGGGCCTTGGGAGAGCCTATTTAGTATTGGGCTTTGGTGGGCCCAATGAGCTCAAGTAAATTGTGGGTCAAGTAGTGAGTtatctttagacctaatgagtgaggtTTGGTCTTAGATCTTAATTGGGTAATTGTGGGTTTTGGTTCAGTTTTAGCGGCCGGTGTGCAGCAACAGCATCTATAGGagctgttcatcatccgaggtgagtcttctcactatacttaccttgagtggtaatctatgtgtgaccagagggtcttatgtgcttatattgagtattgtgatatcctacattatgtctttgtgatttatgttgtgtattatactGAGTTTACTAAGTTAGGACCGGTGGGTCCATGCGAGctatgggaccggagggtctcattgagacacattgaccggagggtcttattcaaGCATAggcatgagaggctaatgagatatatgtggtattttggagaactcactaagcttcgtgcttaccgtgttatgtgtttcaggtacttctcatgatcacgggaaggcgccagcttgattgtacacacgagactgAGTTATATTTTGTGGATCCTGGATTTTGTTATTATAGACATGTGTTTGATAAATTGAGATTTTGGAgattttgtgatttatgttaATGAGATTAATGTGAtttctaaatgaaaattttgtttgaaaatttacagtgttacatgGTTAGACATTCCTAATGTAGATGAGGATCATTTTCTTCTACATTACGTCTTTTGCCACAAAGTTGTCTCCGGCCCCCGAAGCCGAGTAAAGGAAATGGTTTTTGAGAGTGGGGTTACGATCTATCTTTCAGGAAGAAAGAATTTTGTCACATCATCGACATCCGGTTTGGTGACTATTTTCTTGCTTCTACATTCGACAGATGTGTTTCAACATTCACTTAATGAGTTATCGGACAATGATGCAATCCATGTATGTCTTCTATACTTGTTAGAGAAGGGTTTCAATGGACGGTTGGCTAAACAGCCTGTTACAGAACAGTAGTTCTCTTTGCTATCCAACATTGATGAATTCAAAAGGTATAATGTCATCTATTTTCTAATCACTAATTAATTAAATTACCTATCGTTACTAATATTTTTTAGAAATTTAattgttaactaattttttatgTGGCAAATATCCATGGGGGAGGATAATTTGGGATCAATTGTACAAACAGCTATATACTATATTCAATAAGGTTGACAAACTTATACATCCAGAAGAACCGAAAGAGAACTCACCTCAAAAATTGACCTACACCCTACATGGTTTTTTATACGCTTTTAAGGTAAGTATATgatgaaaattttattatttatttttgttttctaacattctaatttatttattgtttgcTAACATTTAGATATGGATACTTGAGGCTTTTCCGGTGAACAGTTTGTTTGGTACCCGACAACAGAATGTGATCCCTCAGGCTGTTGCATGGTCAAAACTAAGGGCGTTACAAAAGACTCACTGCAACCAATTTTTACAAATCGATGACGTATGgttactttattatttaaatatttatttattttataatttatgtttatttataatttcataattttGTTAGCAGAGTAATAGACTCGTACAGAAGTTGGAGCCGATGCAAGATAAGATGCATGCTGAATGGTGGATTGTTAGCTCGGCATGGATTGATCGCCCTGATTTTCCCGAAATTGAAGTTCACAGGGCACCTTCCCTAACATCATCACCCAAAAACTCCCCTACCGATGAGCCTCGAGAAAAGAAGGCATGGATATATGATCCATCTCACCCGCCAACACCACCACCATCGGTCGTTGACTCATTAGCTGACAATGATCGAATTATTAGTGACTTGCAGAACGAGGTCGGTCAATTGAAAAATGAGGTATGTGAATGTCGCGAGCGGTTGCGGTCTCAGGGGGAGAATTTAGTAGAGCATGAGGCTGCTTTAGCCATGGTTCTAGAACTTATCAATAAGACTCCCGAAGAAAATGTTGGTACCTCGAAGTGGATAGAGGTACATTTTGAATTATTTCATCGTTTATGGTGGTTATGTTTTTGCATCGTTTACAAGTATACATTATTGAACTGTATAGGGATACTACAATGACAATGAGTTATGTGAGCATGATTATGTCTTCCAAAGCCCCGAACAGCCGCTGAATGACGGCCATGAGCAGCCGTCTCCGGTTATTCACTCGTCGGATGTAAAATAGATTTCGCGTGATGAATACAGAACATTGTCGCCAACACCTCTTAGGCGTTCTAAGCGCCAAAAAAGTTATGTCTATATGGTATAAGTCGTCATGGATACAAACGAAGAGGAAATGTGTTACATGACATCAACCAGCACCGTTGGACAATCTCTTAGATCCTACCTTACACACTGTTTATAATGAACGGGATGGCTCGCTGATGTTTGGTCATAATTATTTGACCGGTTTTGCTACACTTTAGTTTTGGACATGGTTATATGTGGATAATCATGGAGGATGGTTGTCATGTGatgtaagtaatataattatttgCTTATTAGATAATACTCTTCTAATAACAATACTTACTTTGCTTCAAAAAAATTAACTGTCAGCACATCATGATGTGGATCTCATTGCTGGTAGAGCATAAAGAGGATGATGCTTGGTGGACGGTTGTGTCGTCAGCTGTCAACACTGATACATTTGACTGGAGTGACCTGGTTGACGGATCCGTTTACCAAGCTTGGGCAGAGTGTGATACGATATAATTTTGTTTGGACCTGAGTATTTAtatactaattaattatttctaACCTTTTTTTATAGCTTTACATCCCAATTAATATAATACATGCTCATTGGTTTTTAGGTGCTTTGGATTTGAAGACATTTCAAATGACTATATACGATAGTCTTTGGAAGGGCAGCTGCTGTTCGGAAAATAAGGATTGGTTTATAGGAATGAGAGCTTGCATCCACAAATTGCTAGTGGGGGTCAGCTACTCGGGTACCGAACCAACTAATTTAGTCTCACTTGAGAGCTTCAAGATGATCCTTGAAAAGGCCCCAAACGTACCACAATAGATTGGCAACAAAGGAGATTGTGGGGTATTTTTGTGTTGGTTCCTGGAGGTGTTGATCACCGGGAAATCGATTTCTATAGAGGGTAAAACCACCGGTCCATGGGCTGTGGGTTATAGAAAATGATTATCGGAAATATTTTGGGGTATAAGGACAAAGATAATTTGAACATCATATTTGTAACATGACCTACACATACATCCTTTAATTAGTTCATGtatttattagttgtttgttCATTTTAATtgcattttatattttataaaacctaaagttaTAAGTTTTATAAAAGCAAAACTTACacgcaaaaaaaaaatcaaatgtatTCCGGAACCATTGTCTAGAATCGTACACTCTGGAATTCCGGAGATATCTCCGGAAGAATGTGTTCCGAAGAATGTGGTTACTTTaccaaaaaaaatgatatttttgtcaAAAAATCGCTTATAaagattagattactcaatttttGTACATTTAAATTTGAAGATCAACCTAATCTACAATAAAAGATGGACATAAAGACCTTTTTAACAAAACATATGATCAAGGACTGAAACTCCATTTTCTCTAAACAAGGGACCGAATTTGCAGTTTACTCATTGATACCCAATGCTCTCGGCCACTTCCCAACAAAACGCTACCAGACTATCGTTGAAAGAGTAAAAGGCTGCCGTCGCCGATCTCAATCCCACGTTCCGATGAACAACCGCGATGCTTCCACAGAGGCAACCACCGCCACTGCTACTCCTGGACTGATCATCTCCAAAACAGAAACCCTTCAATCATTTCTTTCCACATCAATCAACAACCCTCACCTCTCCCCAGACCTCCGTCAAATCGCATCATCCCTATCTCTCCGACCCTCTTCCGTGCCCTACAAATCCCTCCGATCCATTTGGCTCGCCTCCGATCCATCAACTCGACCTGCTCTATCCGCCGTCGTAACTGGTTCGCACTTCATCCTCAACAGCCCTCAACCTCGCGAAAAGGTAATTAATCGTCGTTATCTTTTGCATATATGAAGTTCCAATTGATCAATACTGAAATCAAAACCTGTATAAACTAAATTATTATGTCTTCTGGTTTCAAATATTAGCTTCCGATCACTTTGATTTTAATGTGTTTTGCAATTGATTTCAAATGTTCAATAAACCCTAAGATTTACATCTGTGATCAGAGCGAGGAACTGAAAGCGAGGCTCAGGAAATACGAAGAGGCGGCAGAGAGGAAAGCATATAAAGAGCTAGTGAAGGATATTACTCCAAGAAGAGATGAAAGTGAACCCTTTTCGTCATACAAGGATCAACTAGGATTCGGTGAGTTCTTGTAGCTACCCTTTAGTTGATTTGATCACAGAAAGCAGTGCATTTGTCCTTTGATCTTACTCTTTCTCTTCCGCCATTAAAGAAAGTTGCTTGATCTTGGCAAAACTTGCTTCTAACATGAATCTTGAACCTTTTTTTTTTAGGTTTACATGTGGCGCTTACGATGTTTACAGGGTATTTAGTTGGATATTATACATTTAGAGCATTGTTTGGGCATAGTCCTGTAATGGTAAAGAACTTAATTCATTCAGCAACTTTTTAAGCGTATTCAAACACCCAATTGGAGTTAAATTGATCATACTTTTGTTGATTTTGCAGCATGCTGCTGGAGGGATACTTGGATTTGTGGTGGGGATGCTTGTAGAAACAGTTCTTTTTATGATAAGAACTACCAGCCAAGATCGTATGAAGACCACATTTACAGCTTCTAAATTAAAGAAGAATCAATAGATTTTTGTGTGTAAATCTTTATAAATTATTGTGTTTTTGCAAATTTTGGGTAGAAGAAATATTTGTTGTTGTTTACATGAATGCCTATTTCTTTGATTTGGATGGTTGTATTAGGAATGTAAATGGATATTGGAATAATAATTTAGTTTTGAAAAAACTATTTACCATgaacattatttattttttaaaagaaaaaaacactAATAAAAGTGTTTTTTTGTACATTGGAGTTTTAAACAAGTTTTGTtgtgttatttatattattataatttggTTATCATAGGTTTAACCGGTTTGAATGTTGATAGGACAATGTACATGTAATCACTAAACTTCAATCTTCacattagaattttaaaaaagaaaagaaaattattttGTTACATGTAATCACTAAACTTCTATCTTCatattagaattttaaaaaagaaaagaaaaactattttgttgtgtttttgtaCCATTTTGGTGGTTTTTAAACTCTAATTATTAAAATTTATTGTCAGTTTTAAATaaatagttattattattaataaaaatttCATACCTTTTTGAATACTTAGAGTccgtaaataaataaataaatatttattcttTATAGGAAAAAAAACCCATGGAAGGAACTAAATTGAAAATCATTAATTTGAATAATTATTTTGTCCACATTAAGACAATCTCTAACCTATTTTTATTTTTCCTTCTAAAAATTGAGTAAAAAATAAGGCAAATAGTGTTTGATCTTCAACCCTACTTCATTTTTATCCCATTTTTACCCCTAAAAAGTATATTCTTAATATATTCCATTACTCCAACTTATATAGATTGTCAAACACACCCCTCTACtaatttagttttaacaaatatataatctatatatttttcattagattaatattaaatacaaaaaattatttataataaacttataaatacatattatacatgcatttataaaaatattacacATACatacttttaaataaatattaaataaataaataatagtattgtcacttgttggtttttattagattattattgtaatatataggttaactatatgtttaatagCATATGTTAtcatgtttgtaatatatattttaattataagtttttgtaaaatacgttatCGTTTTTAAAACGtcaatatgtatttaaatttttatataaatttgatgaacaaaaaacaaactttatatttataattaattaatataatttaatatataacaaaatattataagtattaaatactatatttaaattataattagtagataaaaataaactaaaaatgtataaatatataacagAGGGACTAAAATCGACAACGTAAAGTTCATCTCCATTCTAGGAGAAATGAATACTATAACACCATATTTGGTGTAATACTATTCATATCCCCCAAAATGGGGGAGGGTTGGAGAAGAATGCGTGAAGAAATGGGGAAAATGGAGAATGAGAGCATCTCCAACCCACCCCCAAACTTCATTTCTTCAACCTACTAAttaaaaatgtataaatataagtttaattagtagaggggtgtatttgacaatatatatatatatatatatatatatatatatatatatatatatatatatatatatatatatatatatatatatatatataagttataaaaatggaatATTCTAGGAATATATTTTTTGGGGTAAAAAATGGGGTAGAAAATAAAGTAAGGTTGtagatgaaacactatttactCCATTTATGGGGGAAAATGGAGATGAGTTGGAGATGGTCTAAGGCTAATCGGAGTGGAAGCTTTTCCATGCGTGAGAATCTGATGTGGCACAACAAAAGACACGAGGCCAGTGCTCTGGTTGTGGTGTGAGTCCGAAGACGGGGTGAGACGACCAATCGGAGAAGAGTTTGACAACGGTCCATTTGACCCGCAAAAATCctacaattaaaaaaaaagcaATTTAAAACCTATCAACTACAATTATAAATACCCAATATTTTACTAACATTTTACACTAAAAAAAAACTCTTCTCATATATTTTTTTACCTTCACTTATGGATCTAAATCAAAATACTCCATCTACCCCAAACACTCCAAATGATTCATTAACAAATCTTAGTTACATGCAATTTATAACATTTTCAATCCAACAACAATCTCTATTAACCAGTCGTTCATACCACCCATATTACTACCAACAACAAAAACCACCACAATTCAATCAATCCTAATTTCAAGAATTTGAACAACAACCTTCTCCACAAGTTCAACCCCAAGCTTCTCAATGTCAACAATTTCACGCACAACCTTCACAACCATCTCAAGTTCTATTATCTCAATCCCAACATATAAACCTTGACAATGACAACAACGACGAACGGGTTGAAGAAACACAACCAAATCATAGAaagcaaaaaaaatcaaaagatccAAAACAATCGTTGATGACTTAGTTGTGACCACTCTCCACAGCCACTCTCGATAACCTTAaagtttaattttattattttattgattgaTATGTCGATTAGACATTTCATATTTTAATACTGTATATTTGTTACAGTTTTTGGTGTATTATGTAGATTTTCATGGGTTttctatttgatgttttaaaccaCGTTTTAAACATAAGTGATAGGGTTATGAGACTTTTCAATCGGAAGGGTC of the Lactuca sativa cultivar Salinas chromosome 6, Lsat_Salinas_v11, whole genome shotgun sequence genome contains:
- the LOC111918112 gene encoding uncharacterized protein LOC111918112, with the translated sequence MNNRDASTEATTATATPGLIISKTETLQSFLSTSINNPHLSPDLRQIASSLSLRPSSVPYKSLRSIWLASDPSTRPALSAVVTGSHFILNSPQPREKSEELKARLRKYEEAAERKAYKELVKDITPRRDESEPFSSYKDQLGFGLHVALTMFTGYLVGYYTFRALFGHSPVMHAAGGILGFVVGMLVETVLFMIRTTSQDRMKTTFTASKLKKNQ